In Paroedura picta isolate Pp20150507F chromosome 1, Ppicta_v3.0, whole genome shotgun sequence, the following are encoded in one genomic region:
- the LOC143826811 gene encoding serotriflin-like has product MHGAHRWAWADLPPGAWLAAGVVRVCGGATAAILAVGGHVLGLAASGLGGGAGRQQFWLVGSHLGVSHVVLGLRSYLAGHRRRDLGVPSAERLSDGATQQRSGPAAERPGGDLAIGVAFFVAERQQQRRSPGPAGQTSWNETIGENARIWAEKCESRSSPLKDRTFGDTVCGESIFQTDYLFAWSEVLNYWQNKSHHFKYGFGATDTEQSIYGYTQAVWYRSNEIGCSIAQCQDKEFEFIYICQYCPAGNILEQIETPYKRGPPCGDCPKHCDEGLCTNPCKYTDFYKNCEDMKSISSCKRMNKTGKCNATCRCRNRIK; this is encoded by the exons ATGCACGGGGCCCACCGTTGGGCGTGGGCAGACTTACCCCCGGGAGCCTGGCTGGCAGCGGGAGTGGTCAGGGTGTGCGGCGGGGCGACGGCGGCGATCCTGGCGGTGGGCGGCCATGTGCTGGGGCTGGCGGCATCGGGGCTCGGTGGCGGAGCAGGTCGGCAGCAGTTTTGGCtggtgggcagccatcttggcgtCAGCCACGTGGTCCTGGGGCTGCGCAGCTATCTGGCGGGGCACAGGCGGCGAGACCTAGGTGTTCCGTCAGCAGAGCGGCTCAGTGACGGAGCGACTCAGCAGCGGAGCGGCCCAGCGGCAGAGCGGCCTGGTGGTGATCTGGCCATTGGTGTGGCCTTCTTTGTAGcagagcggcagcagcagcggcgaaGCCCGGGGCCAGCCGGGCAAACG AGCTGGAATGAGACAATTGGTGAGAACGCAAGAATATGGGCTGAGAAGTGCGAATCACGAAGCAGTCCTTTGAAGGACCGTACATTTGGTG ACACAGTCTGTGGTGAGAGCATATTCCAGACGGATTACCTCTTCGCCTGGTCAGAGGTACTTAACTACTGGCAGAATAAAAGTCACCATTTCAAGTATGGCTTTGGAGCCACTGACACTGAGCAAAGCATCTACGGCTATACGCAG GCTGTTTGGTATAGGTCAAACGAGATTGGATGTAGCATTGCTCAGTGCCAAGATAAGGAGTTTGAGTTCATCTATATCTGCCAGTACTGCCCTGC AGGGAATATTTTAGAACAAATAGAGACACCCTACAAAAGAGGCCCACCTTGTGGAGACTGCCCAAAGCACTGTGATGAAGGACTCTGCA CCAACCCCTGCAAGTATACGGATTTTTACAAAAACTGTGAAGATATGAAGAGCATAAGCAGCTGTAAGCGAATGAACAAGACTGGGAAATGCAATGCCACTTGTAGATGTAGAAACAGAATTAAATAA